The sequence below is a genomic window from Lolium perenne isolate Kyuss_39 chromosome 4, Kyuss_2.0, whole genome shotgun sequence.
AGCATcgagaataaggaatggagtggtccatctcctcttgtGTCAAATATTTATACAAATCACCGACATTGTTGTCattcatctcgaaaccatcatcgccatcatcatgctCGTCATACTCATTCCCCGACGGAGGTTGTTGGGCAATGGGAGGttggacaatgggagattgggtggcttcttcttggctcatgggtggtggactcctctctcgaacgggggaggaggaccggttaaggtcaagctcgatacgagcatcaaccgtcttggttgcaaacaactccaaagccttgtcttgtgacccggccaccgtctccttgtaaacggaccaacgttgctcggagttgatacgcattgtcttccaacgggtgtgcattccaaaccccacattatgtcttccctctagctcaacaccatcatttggctcattccaattcaactcaaccctcacttgtgctaccacctccgcaaagctagggctaaggtcaaacaccaagtcaacctcttccgggtccggctctatgtttccttcaagaaagcatccttgtccacatgatgaacatgaacaattctttccatccccctagcataatgggaacaacacatacacacatgtgttcattagttaccataatcaacataatctacccatataaactagcacactaccatttctcctacttcaacaaccctaacatccaaccaaatccatctccaccctcaaatcaaccaaatccacatctagggtttcacatgtagattcaaccaaatacacaaaaataatggatgaaaagaaggggaatggaggagattacctcaaggaacgggttgggaacgatctccacgggcAGATCTGACGATATCCAAGAGATTTGAGTAGGGATttgagtgggggggggggggggggggagaaccGGGCGCCTTCTTGAGGGGAAGAAGAAACAGAGAGAGGAGAATGGCTGGCTGGGGTGGGCTCGCGCGgccacacataagtggatgtgtggagtgtggcgccgatgtggacggcgccacacatcctgccacgtcagtTTCGAGCACACCTCAGCGTCGAGAGCGCCACGTCGGATGGGAGTGTGACGCCGGCAGCACGGGCGCCACTCAGCCAGGTGTGGCGCCAATGGGAAGggtgccacacaaaagggttacatGAGTGAAATAGTTTGCCCGGAGGATGCTATAGTTTCGGAAAAGGGTTATTTGTGTGTAAATCACCTCCACCGCACCTCGTGGCCGGGCCACGAAGTATGTTGTCACGTCGCATTGGACTGCTTGGCCAGATCACTCCATTCTTTTTCGCCTCGCGCCCACAAAATCTAAAAGAATCATCAATTTTGGCGGAATCTCAGGACTAGGAGGGAGATAACTGCGGCGATCTACACAGGCCACGATCACGAGCCTGCGAGGGCGTGATTATAGGGCATCGTGgtaggtggtggcggtggtgcgtGACCACATTCGGCATGGAGCAGCGGCGGCTTCGCCACCGGATCCTTGTCGTGCCTCTCCCACTCCATAGCCCTCCACCATCCGCCGCCGGCGAGCACAGAGCCACGGTTGTTGCGCTCGACCGTGAGGAGGCCACGGCGGCACGAGTAGCCAGGCCGAAGCGGATGCGCTCCTACTCCTATGCTGCCGGCATGGGCCTCCCGGATGAGATCGTGGTGTGGGATATCTTCCTCCGCCTCCCCTCCAAGGCGATCCTACGCTGCCGCGCGGTCTGCCGCTCCTGGCGGGGCATCACCTCCGCCCCCGACTTCCTCCTCGCCCACCACCGGCGCCAGCCGTCGCTCCCCCTCGTCGCGCTCGACGCCACTGACAGCGGCTTGTCACTCTCCGACGCCACCGCCAAGTGCTGCCCACCCATCCTCGGCTTCGACGACTACGACGGCTGGAAGCTCGCAGCATCCTGcgacggcctcctcctcgtcTCCCTCTCCAACGCCCGCTTCAGCATCTGCAACCCGGCCACGCGTCAGTGCGCTCCACTCCCAGGTCTAACCACCGTCCGCTACATCCACGTTGCTGGGCTCTACCCCCACGGCTCGTCTGGAGACTACCGTGTTCTCTACTGGAAAAGGCCTGAGTACTACATCCTCAGTATGCAGCAGCGGCACTCGTCCAGGCGCATTGGAGTTCCTACTGCTTCCCCTGACATGAAGATGGTCATGAGGGAAGAGGAAGGGTTGATTTCTAAAACTAGGGATCCACCTATCATGCTGCGCAACTGCCTTCACTGGAAGCCTGCCCACTACGACGATCCCAACTATGCCGCAGGTATAGTTGTTTTCGACACGGTGACTGAGTTGTTCAGGCTTATGCCTGGCCCAGCTGCTGCTGCCACCACTGCCAGCCGACGCACCTCTTTGCATGACATGGATGGTTCTATTGGACTTGGTTGCTTTGATGAGGAAAGTGCAACGGCCAAAATCTGGGTGCTGGAGGACTACGAGAAGGAGGTCTGGTCATTCAAGTACCAAATTGAGCTCCCAGTATGGAGCATGCCTCACCATGCATATGTACAGCGTGTGGTCTTGCCGCACAGTAGAAACATGTTGGTCTGCCGTCACTCTAACTTTTTCAGTAGTTGCATGTTCCATCATGACACCAACGGCAATTTGCTAGAGGAACTCAGATGGGGGCCATGGCGTTCGAGCATTACCGGCCATTGGTTCAAAGAAAGCCTTGTCAAGCATGCCTTCTTCCCCAGCCCAAGTGGTGCACCGCCACTTCTTTTCCGAAAGCTCAGAGGTACCTCAGCATACTCGTAATTGATGCATTAAGCTATAAAAGCCATTTTGATGCCTGGATCCAATCAAATAAAACACCCATCTTGATGCATGTTCAAGGAAATTAAAACACTTTTATGTACCGTTATATGCCAAAAGCTATTTACAATTGTAGTTCCATGTATAGAAGACGAGTTATAGATAGTTTTAAATAATAACCATATAATGTACTTTCTGAGACTTATTTTCGATACAGTTCTGACTCAAGTCAGCAATAATTGGTACATGCTGGGTATAGTTCTTCGGATGCAAAAAACACATTTATTTTTCTTGGAGATAGTTCTACACTATATTTTCTTCCGCACATCATGAATTGTAGGTCTCTATGTACTTTGTTATGTGTGATGATAAACTCGGCTATGTTAAGAACACTTCACTCGTTAGGTGTGCAACCCTTCATCTGTTCTATGCTCAGAACAGAATTGCCCCTTCCGTGTAAAAGAACGGCAGAACAGGACCACCAGTTCTCTATGTTGTGTAAGTCTGTACAATTAGGTTACAGTGTAGTGCAGATATTGCATCGAAATTTGTATGTTTGGATGAAATGTTGATGGATTAATTCCATTAGCCTTGTACTCTGAGTTTGTATGCCTATGTGCATCTGAATCCGGTGGTTCAGTTATTTTATCAATGTTTGCAATGCATATTTGGTTGGTTGGTTATACACCAAATATAATCATTTCCATTATGAACTTACCTTCAGCATACTTAGAGTCCATGCCCGTTTAATCTCACCCAGCACAAATCCTAAGATTCTATGGATGCTTGTTTAATTTTAACCTTCGGATCATGTTCTTATTGTAACTTGACGTTGGCTCTGTCTGCCGTTTTTTCAGATGACGGCAGAATTTGATAACAAGTACTGGGTGTCTGGGTTACAATGAGAAGAATAACTTTTGGTGCTGCGG
It includes:
- the LOC127294481 gene encoding F-box protein At5g49610; this encodes MEQRRLRHRILVVPLPLHSPPPSAAGEHRATVVALDREEATAARVARPKRMRSYSYAAGMGLPDEIVVWDIFLRLPSKAILRCRAVCRSWRGITSAPDFLLAHHRRQPSLPLVALDATDSGLSLSDATAKCCPPILGFDDYDGWKLAASCDGLLLVSLSNARFSICNPATRQCAPLPGLTTVRYIHVAGLYPHGSSGDYRVLYWKRPEYYILSMQQRHSSRRIGVPTASPDMKMVMREEEGLISKTRDPPIMLRNCLHWKPAHYDDPNYAAGIVVFDTVTELFRLMPGPAAAATTASRRTSLHDMDGSIGLGCFDEESATAKIWVLEDYEKEVWSFKYQIELPVWSMPHHAYVQRVVLPHSRNMLVCRHSNFFSSCMFHHDTNGNLLEELRWGPWRSSITGHWFKESLVKHAFFPSPSGAPPLLFRKLRDDGRI